From the Nodularia sp. NIES-3585 genome, one window contains:
- a CDS encoding glycosyltransferase family 1 protein, translating into MRIALFTETFLPKIDGIVTRLRHTVDHLQRNGDQVLVFAPDGGITEHKGAKVYGVTGFPLPLYPELKMALPRPAIGYALEEFQPDIIHVVNPAVLGLAGIFYSKMLKIPLVASYHTHLPQYLQHYGLGMLEGFLWELLKGAHNQAALNLCTSTVMMEELSGHGIERVKVWQRGVDTEFFHPDLASLEMRSRLSQNHPDSPLLLYVGRLSAEKEIERIKPILEAIPHARLALVGDGPHRQELEKHFADTPTHFVGYLTGQELGSAFASADAFIFPSRTETLGLVLLEAMAAGCPVVAARSGGIPDIVTDGVNGYLFDPTADIQDAIHATVNLLEHKQEREVIRQNARREAENWGWSAATCQLQDYYQKVIFSQQLTTAA; encoded by the coding sequence ATGAGAATCGCGCTATTTACTGAAACATTTCTGCCCAAGATTGACGGCATAGTAACGCGCCTGCGCCATACTGTTGACCATCTACAACGCAATGGTGACCAAGTACTAGTCTTTGCCCCTGATGGCGGGATTACTGAACACAAAGGAGCCAAAGTTTACGGCGTGACTGGCTTTCCTCTGCCATTGTATCCAGAGTTAAAAATGGCCTTACCCCGTCCTGCCATTGGTTATGCTTTAGAAGAATTTCAGCCAGATATTATTCATGTAGTGAATCCAGCTGTTTTAGGATTGGCTGGGATTTTTTATAGCAAGATGCTTAAAATACCGTTAGTTGCATCTTACCATACTCATTTACCTCAATATCTCCAGCATTACGGTTTGGGAATGCTAGAAGGTTTTCTGTGGGAATTGCTCAAAGGCGCTCATAATCAAGCCGCTTTGAATCTTTGCACCTCCACAGTCATGATGGAAGAACTCTCAGGACACGGTATTGAACGAGTGAAAGTTTGGCAGAGGGGTGTGGATACAGAATTTTTCCATCCTGATTTAGCTAGTTTGGAAATGCGATCGCGTCTATCCCAAAATCACCCAGACAGTCCCTTACTGCTGTATGTCGGTCGTCTTTCCGCAGAAAAAGAAATTGAGCGGATCAAGCCCATTTTAGAGGCAATTCCCCATGCCCGATTGGCATTAGTGGGTGATGGTCCCCACCGTCAAGAATTGGAAAAACATTTTGCAGATACTCCTACTCATTTTGTCGGGTATCTTACAGGACAAGAATTAGGTTCTGCCTTTGCTAGCGCTGATGCCTTTATTTTTCCTTCTCGGACAGAAACACTAGGCTTAGTTCTACTAGAAGCAATGGCTGCTGGCTGTCCAGTCGTAGCAGCCCGTTCTGGGGGAATTCCTGATATTGTCACAGACGGTGTAAACGGCTATCTTTTTGATCCCACAGCCGATATTCAAGATGCCATTCATGCAACTGTTAACCTCCTGGAACACAAACAAGAACGAGAGGTTATCCGTCAAAACGCTCGTAGGGAAGCAGAAAATTGGGGCTGGTCAGCTGCTACTTGTCAGTTGCAAGATTACTATCAAAAGGTGATATTTTCCCAACAACTGACAACAGCAGCCTGA
- a CDS encoding response regulator, producing MTYPEPIIISNNILDEFKTCTQLQYNGCLKVRSSKGHQWTFFYRLGRIVWAEGGSHPSRRWRRNMAQYCPQIDLDKLNLRREDLEINHWDYRILEILYKKQQIQREQIHSIIENTIAELLFDLAQKTNFVSVSCDRSQEVIIERPVSFTSADVFMKEMQDSCKTWSDAGLANFSPDLAPVVRQPEELAHHVSDSVYKKFVNLLNGKYTLRDLAVKIKQSIVTLTRSLLPYITTGIIELIEVPDLPLSVAAVKNNSVSRLVQKSTAPLVACIDDSPQVCETLEKIIVPHGVRLIKIQDAIQALPILIQGKPDLIFLDLIMPVANGYEICTQLRRISAFANTPVVILTGNDGLLDRVRAKMVGATDFISKPIAEDKIMGVVRKYLPLQTQHQGKRTLVQVGINKPNMIWNNEFCSG from the coding sequence ATGACCTACCCGGAACCGATTATTATATCGAATAATATACTTGATGAGTTTAAAACTTGTACTCAACTGCAATACAATGGCTGCTTAAAGGTTAGAAGTAGCAAGGGACACCAATGGACTTTTTTCTATCGTCTAGGAAGGATAGTTTGGGCGGAGGGAGGAAGTCATCCTTCCCGGCGCTGGCGGCGAAATATGGCTCAATACTGCCCCCAAATTGATCTGGATAAGTTAAATTTACGTAGAGAAGACCTAGAAATCAATCACTGGGATTATCGCATCCTGGAAATCCTCTATAAAAAACAGCAAATTCAACGAGAACAAATTCACTCTATTATCGAAAACACAATAGCAGAACTGTTGTTTGATTTAGCTCAAAAAACAAATTTTGTTTCTGTAAGTTGCGATCGCAGCCAGGAAGTTATTATAGAAAGACCAGTGAGTTTCACGAGTGCAGATGTCTTTATGAAAGAGATGCAAGACTCGTGCAAAACTTGGTCAGATGCTGGTTTGGCTAATTTTTCTCCCGACTTAGCACCAGTTGTGCGACAACCAGAAGAACTCGCGCACCATGTAAGTGATTCTGTTTACAAAAAGTTTGTAAATTTGCTCAACGGTAAATACACACTGCGAGATTTAGCAGTAAAAATAAAGCAGAGTATTGTTACTTTGACCCGTTCATTGCTTCCCTACATTACTACAGGGATCATTGAACTTATAGAAGTACCTGATTTGCCTTTGTCAGTTGCAGCAGTTAAAAACAACTCTGTTTCCCGCTTAGTTCAAAAATCAACTGCGCCATTGGTTGCTTGTATTGATGATAGCCCTCAAGTTTGTGAGACTTTAGAGAAAATTATCGTGCCACATGGAGTTAGACTTATCAAAATTCAAGATGCTATACAAGCTTTACCAATCTTGATTCAAGGTAAGCCAGACCTGATTTTTTTAGATTTGATTATGCCTGTTGCTAATGGTTACGAAATTTGTACTCAGTTGCGCCGAATTTCCGCCTTTGCCAACACACCTGTAGTTATTTTAACAGGAAACGATGGTCTTTTGGATCGAGTCCGAGCTAAGATGGTCGGTGCTACAGATTTTATATCTAAACCTATAGCAGAAGATAAAATCATGGGTGTAGTACGGAAATATTTACCCCTACAGACTCAACATCAAGGTAAAAGAACATTAGTACAGGTCGGCATAAATAAACCCAATATGATTTGGAATAATGAATTTTGTAGTGGTTAA
- a CDS encoding AAA family ATPase, which yields MKEELNILIQAQYPLIYLVTSEEERAEQAISTIAQLLKPQRRVYVWTVTHGIVEYGQPRNVTQHNTVSPEAAIEWIIRQKEPGIFILKDLHPFIDAPATTRSLRDAIASFKGMQKNIILMSPMQQVPIELEKEVVVLDFKLPDMAELNKVLTYHLDQNRGRRLTTEAREKLLRAALGLTKDESEKVYRKAQVTTGRLTEDEVDIVLSEKKQLIRRNGILEYIEEDATIDAVGGLEELKRWLKQRSNAFTERAREYGLPQPKGMLILGVPGCGKSLIAKTTSRLWGLPLLRLDMGRVYDGSMVGRSEANLRNALKTAESISPAILFIDELDKSFAGSSGSSDSDGGTSSRIFGSFLTWMQDKKSPVFVMATANRVERLPGEFLRKGRFDEIFFVDLPTAEERQDIYNIHLTKRREDISRFDLEQLAKMSDGFSGAEIEQALVAAMYEAFAQDREFTQLDIIAALKATLPLSRTMQEQVTALRDWARQRARPAAASVAEYQRMEF from the coding sequence ATGAAAGAAGAGCTCAATATCTTAATTCAAGCTCAATATCCTCTAATCTACCTTGTGACCTCCGAGGAAGAACGGGCGGAACAGGCAATTTCCACAATCGCCCAATTATTAAAGCCCCAACGCCGCGTATACGTCTGGACAGTAACTCACGGCATCGTGGAATATGGGCAGCCCCGGAACGTCACCCAACACAATACTGTTTCGCCAGAGGCTGCTATTGAGTGGATCATCCGGCAGAAAGAACCTGGTATATTTATTCTTAAAGATTTACATCCGTTTATTGATGCGCCTGCGACAACAAGATCCTTACGTGATGCGATCGCTAGCTTCAAGGGAATGCAGAAAAACATCATTTTGATGTCACCCATGCAGCAAGTTCCCATTGAACTAGAAAAAGAAGTTGTCGTTCTTGACTTCAAATTGCCAGATATGGCGGAGTTAAACAAAGTATTAACTTACCATTTAGATCAAAATCGAGGCAGACGGCTGACCACCGAGGCGCGAGAAAAGCTTCTCAGAGCCGCTTTAGGTTTAACTAAAGATGAATCTGAAAAAGTATACCGTAAAGCACAGGTAACAACTGGACGCTTAACGGAAGATGAAGTAGATATAGTTCTATCTGAGAAAAAGCAACTCATTCGGCGTAATGGTATTTTAGAATACATCGAAGAAGATGCAACCATTGATGCTGTCGGTGGCTTAGAAGAACTGAAAAGGTGGCTGAAACAGCGCTCTAATGCCTTTACAGAAAGGGCGAGAGAGTATGGTTTGCCTCAACCCAAAGGAATGTTAATTCTTGGTGTTCCAGGTTGTGGTAAGTCACTAATTGCCAAGACTACCTCCCGACTGTGGGGTTTGCCATTACTACGCCTAGATATGGGGCGAGTATATGACGGCTCAATGGTGGGACGAAGTGAAGCCAATCTACGTAACGCCCTAAAAACAGCAGAATCCATCTCTCCAGCGATTCTGTTCATAGACGAATTAGATAAATCCTTTGCAGGTAGCTCTGGTTCATCTGATTCCGATGGTGGTACATCAAGTAGAATCTTTGGTTCTTTCCTAACTTGGATGCAAGACAAGAAATCTCCCGTATTTGTAATGGCAACCGCGAACCGAGTGGAACGCTTGCCTGGAGAGTTCTTGAGGAAAGGACGCTTTGACGAAATTTTCTTTGTGGATCTGCCCACAGCCGAAGAAAGGCAGGATATCTATAATATCCACCTCACCAAACGTCGTGAAGACATTTCTCGATTCGACCTTGAGCAATTAGCCAAGATGTCTGACGGCTTCTCTGGGGCAGAAATTGAACAAGCACTTGTGGCGGCAATGTATGAAGCCTTCGCCCAAGACCGCGAGTTCACCCAATTAGATATTATTGCTGCACTCAAAGCAACTCTGCCGTTGTCACGTACCATGCAAGAACAGGTAACAGCCCTGAGAGATTGGGCCAGACAGCGAGCCAGACCCGCCGCAGCCTCCGTCGCTGAATATCAGCGCATGGAGTTTTAA
- the purC gene encoding phosphoribosylaminoimidazolesuccinocarboxamide synthase: MSVYSKLYEGKAKILYATDDPEVLLADFKDDATAFNAQKRGSIINKGKINCTISSQLFQQLELYGIKTHYIDSPNPHQMRVKAVKILPLEVVVRNIAAGSLSQQTGLSVGTVLKQPLVEFYYKNDQLGDPLLTRDRLFLLELATPEQVDVINNLALQVNEFLRDFWQKCGITLVDFKLEFGLDSQQQILLADEISPDTCRLWNTTEADPNLRVMDKDRFRRDLGNVENAYQEVLQRVLQAVESKT; this comes from the coding sequence ATGTCTGTTTATTCCAAGTTATACGAAGGCAAAGCTAAAATCCTCTATGCAACGGACGATCCAGAAGTCTTGTTGGCTGATTTTAAAGACGATGCCACTGCTTTTAATGCCCAGAAACGTGGCAGTATTATCAACAAGGGAAAAATAAACTGTACCATTTCTAGCCAGCTATTTCAGCAGCTAGAACTTTATGGTATAAAAACTCACTATATTGACAGTCCAAATCCGCATCAAATGCGAGTTAAGGCTGTAAAGATTTTGCCATTAGAAGTAGTGGTGCGAAACATTGCTGCTGGTAGTCTTTCTCAGCAAACAGGATTATCGGTAGGTACAGTGCTGAAACAGCCGTTGGTAGAGTTTTATTACAAAAACGACCAATTGGGAGATCCACTGTTAACACGCGATCGCCTATTTCTGCTAGAACTGGCAACACCGGAACAAGTAGATGTAATTAACAATCTAGCATTGCAAGTCAACGAGTTTCTCAGAGACTTTTGGCAAAAGTGCGGCATTACCCTAGTAGACTTCAAACTAGAATTTGGTTTAGATTCACAACAGCAAATACTCTTGGCGGATGAAATTAGCCCTGATACTTGTCGTTTGTGGAACACAACTGAAGCTGATCCTAACCTTCGGGTAATGGATAAAGACCGCTTCCGGCGTGATTTGGGAAATGTAGAGAATGCTTACCAGGAAGTTTTACAACGAGTGCTACAAGCAGTAGAAAGTAAAACTTGA
- a CDS encoding SDR family oxidoreductase: MSSAKVAMIVAASRGIGAGCARELAARGYNVSLMARSPEVLDLAAELGGTAIQGSMNNPQDLQRLVQTTLTKFGRIDAVVNSFGDPARPDLLSISDQMWLENFEMLFLSVVRIARLVTEPMLNSGGGVIVNISACDSQEPNLGTPFSGTLRAAMEGFTKLYAKRYRTDKIRMLSVAPFFVADSMAELEGWNVPDDLIWGRPATYSEFAKTVAFLISDDAKFITGTTLKVDEAYSAAI; this comes from the coding sequence ATGAGTTCAGCAAAAGTGGCAATGATTGTGGCTGCTAGTCGCGGTATTGGAGCAGGTTGTGCTAGAGAGTTAGCGGCAAGAGGTTACAATGTCTCATTAATGGCGCGATCGCCTGAAGTTTTAGATTTAGCAGCAGAGTTGGGCGGAACCGCCATTCAAGGTTCCATGAACAACCCCCAAGACTTGCAGCGATTAGTGCAGACAACTTTAACTAAATTTGGTCGTATTGATGCAGTAGTTAATAGTTTTGGTGACCCAGCCAGACCAGATTTGCTGTCTATTTCTGATCAAATGTGGTTAGAAAATTTTGAAATGCTGTTTTTGAGTGTGGTTCGCATCGCCAGACTGGTAACAGAACCGATGCTAAATTCCGGTGGAGGTGTGATTGTCAATATTTCTGCTTGTGATTCTCAAGAACCGAACTTAGGAACACCCTTTAGCGGAACACTCCGCGCAGCAATGGAAGGCTTTACAAAACTTTATGCCAAGCGTTACAGAACAGATAAAATTCGTATGCTTTCAGTTGCGCCTTTTTTTGTTGCCGATTCTATGGCAGAGTTAGAAGGCTGGAATGTACCTGATGATTTAATCTGGGGTCGTCCTGCTACTTACAGCGAGTTTGCGAAAACCGTGGCTTTTTTAATTTCCGATGATGCTAAATTCATCACAGGTACGACTTTAAAAGTAGATGAAGCTTATTCTGCGGCTATTTAA
- a CDS encoding metalloregulator ArsR/SmtB family transcription factor: MTKNAQKKSTTVRTRRAIVNLLKQKGAMDSQELANCLHISAMAVRQHLYALQDERLVTYEEEPREMGRPAKLWQLTSDANRLFPDGYAELTLGLIQAINQAFGNTGLDKLLEIRTQQQLAAYQAQICSFNSLAERLAALVELRSHEGYMAQSQTLEDGSFLLIENHCPICAAATACTGLCEQELTIFQSVLGENVKVEREEHIITGARRCVYRVSPHSEKL, translated from the coding sequence ATGACAAAAAACGCACAAAAAAAATCAACTACTGTCCGTACTCGTCGAGCCATTGTTAACCTACTCAAACAAAAAGGTGCAATGGACTCCCAGGAGTTAGCAAATTGCTTACATATTTCTGCGATGGCTGTGCGTCAACATTTATACGCATTGCAAGATGAGCGTTTAGTCACCTACGAGGAAGAACCCCGTGAGATGGGGCGACCTGCTAAACTATGGCAATTAACTTCAGATGCTAACCGCTTATTTCCTGATGGTTATGCGGAGTTAACTTTGGGACTGATTCAAGCTATAAATCAAGCCTTTGGTAATACAGGATTAGACAAGCTTCTAGAAATTAGAACTCAGCAGCAACTAGCCGCGTATCAAGCACAAATATGCAGTTTTAATTCACTAGCAGAAAGATTAGCAGCTTTAGTGGAATTGCGATCGCACGAAGGATACATGGCCCAGAGTCAAACCTTAGAAGATGGTTCTTTCCTATTAATTGAAAATCACTGTCCCATTTGCGCTGCGGCTACAGCTTGTACAGGGTTATGTGAGCAAGAATTAACAATTTTTCAATCTGTTCTCGGAGAAAATGTCAAGGTAGAAAGAGAAGAACACATCATAACAGGTGCAAGACGATGTGTGTATCGAGTTTCTCCCCATAGCGAAAAATTATGA
- a CDS encoding DUF1257 domain-containing protein translates to MSHFSTLRTKITDAEILKSSLRDLGISVKTEADVRGYNGQRVRSDIVAVLEGEYDLGWSRNSDGSFDLIADLWGVAKKHNQTELINSINQKYAVNKTLSEVKQRGLQNANVKLVLQ, encoded by the coding sequence ATGTCTCATTTTAGCACACTGCGTACCAAAATCACCGATGCTGAGATCCTCAAGTCTTCTTTGCGCGACTTAGGTATTAGCGTGAAGACTGAAGCGGATGTTCGTGGTTACAATGGTCAGCGCGTTCGTTCCGACATCGTAGCTGTTTTGGAAGGTGAATATGATCTAGGTTGGTCTCGCAATAGCGATGGTTCCTTTGACCTCATCGCTGACCTGTGGGGCGTTGCTAAGAAGCACAATCAAACCGAGTTGATCAACTCCATCAACCAAAAGTATGCTGTTAACAAAACCTTGTCTGAAGTAAAACAGCGCGGTCTGCAAAACGCCAATGTCAAGTTGGTATTGCAATAG
- a CDS encoding NAD-dependent epimerase/dehydratase family protein: MKVLVIGGDGYCGWATALYLSNRGYEVGILDSLVRRHWDNELGIETLTPIAPIQQRLQRWQDLTGKCIDLFVGDITNYEFLKQVLHQFEPNALVHFGEQRSAPFSMIDREHAVLTQVNNVVGTLNLLYAMREDFPDCHMVKLGTMGEYGTPNIDIEEGFITIEHNGRKDTLPYPKQPGSMYHLSKVHDSHNINFACRTWGLRATDLNQGIVYGVLTEETGMDKMLINRLDYDGVFGTALNRFCIQAAIAHPLTVYGKGGQTRGFLDIRDTVRCVELAIANPAEAGEFRVFNQFTERFSIGDLALMVKKAGNAIGLSVDINHLDNPRVEREEHYFNAKNTKLLDLGLQPHYLCDSLLDSLLNFAVKYQNRVDNKQILPKVSWHRK; the protein is encoded by the coding sequence ATGAAAGTCCTGGTAATTGGTGGTGATGGATATTGCGGTTGGGCAACTGCACTTTACCTTTCCAACCGAGGTTACGAAGTTGGCATTTTAGATAGTTTGGTGCGGCGGCACTGGGATAATGAATTGGGTATCGAAACTCTGACTCCCATCGCACCAATTCAGCAACGCCTCCAGCGCTGGCAAGATTTGACTGGTAAATGTATCGACCTATTCGTTGGCGATATTACTAATTACGAATTTCTCAAGCAAGTTTTACACCAATTTGAACCGAACGCCCTCGTGCATTTTGGTGAACAACGTTCAGCGCCCTTTTCCATGATTGACCGAGAACACGCCGTTCTCACTCAGGTTAATAATGTCGTCGGCACTTTAAACTTGCTGTACGCCATGCGAGAAGATTTCCCAGATTGCCACATGGTGAAACTGGGAACAATGGGTGAATATGGTACACCCAACATTGATATTGAAGAAGGGTTCATCACAATTGAACACAACGGGCGCAAAGATACCTTACCGTATCCGAAGCAACCGGGTTCGATGTACCACTTGAGCAAAGTTCATGATAGTCACAATATCAACTTTGCTTGCCGCACTTGGGGGCTGCGGGCTACTGATTTAAATCAAGGGATAGTTTATGGCGTTCTGACCGAAGAAACGGGAATGGACAAAATGTTAATTAATCGCCTTGATTATGATGGTGTATTTGGTACAGCACTGAATCGTTTTTGTATTCAAGCTGCGATCGCTCACCCGCTAACCGTCTACGGTAAAGGTGGGCAAACTCGCGGGTTCTTGGATATTCGAGATACAGTGCGATGTGTAGAACTAGCGATCGCTAACCCCGCCGAAGCCGGAGAATTCCGAGTATTTAACCAATTTACTGAACGATTCAGCATTGGTGACTTGGCATTAATGGTGAAAAAAGCTGGCAATGCCATCGGGCTGAGTGTGGACATCAATCACCTGGATAACCCCAGAGTTGAAAGAGAAGAACATTACTTCAACGCTAAAAATACCAAACTGCTGGATCTAGGTTTACAGCCGCACTATCTCTGTGATTCCTTACTTGATTCATTGTTAAACTTTGCCGTCAAGTATCAAAACAGAGTTGATAACAAGCAAATTCTGCCCAAGGTTTCTTGGCACAGAAAGTAG
- a CDS encoding Uma2 family endonuclease, whose product MTTNLPVITEIIPVVLQLPSAIAMTDDQFYEFCQINRDFRIERNAAGELMIMSPTGSETDERNFNLIGQLWAWTKQDGTGIGFGSSGGFTLPNGAVRSPDAAWIKRTRWEAISPELRKKFAPICPEFVIELRSESDNLRILQDKMQEYIDNGTQLGWLIDRKQRQVFIYRPNTAVEVLDNPKTLCGEPLLTGFVLDLSQVW is encoded by the coding sequence ATGACTACTAACTTACCAGTGATTACAGAAATTATACCAGTAGTATTGCAATTGCCCAGTGCGATCGCCATGACCGATGATCAATTTTATGAATTTTGTCAGATCAACCGTGATTTTCGTATTGAACGCAATGCTGCTGGAGAATTAATGATTATGTCCCCCACTGGTTCAGAAACCGATGAGCGCAATTTTAACTTAATTGGCCAGTTGTGGGCGTGGACAAAGCAAGATGGTACAGGTATCGGGTTTGGTTCCAGTGGTGGATTTACTCTACCTAATGGCGCGGTGCGATCGCCCGATGCAGCATGGATAAAACGCACACGTTGGGAAGCTATATCACCGGAACTGCGAAAGAAATTTGCCCCAATTTGTCCTGAGTTTGTAATTGAGTTGCGTTCTGAGAGTGATAACTTGCGAATCTTGCAAGACAAGATGCAAGAGTATATAGATAATGGCACACAACTTGGTTGGTTAATTGATAGAAAACAACGCCAAGTTTTTATTTATCGTCCTAATACTGCGGTTGAGGTATTAGATAACCCTAAAACCCTTTGCGGTGAACCGTTACTAACTGGGTTTGTTTTAGATTTAAGTCAGGTTTGGTAA